In Megalops cyprinoides isolate fMegCyp1 chromosome 8, fMegCyp1.pri, whole genome shotgun sequence, the genomic stretch GGTCTCCTCAAACGTTACAATGATGCTTTGTGCATGTACTACCATCTAGTGGCTAGTTTTCACAAAATAAGCTCCTGCTAGAATTTCGATAACATAAAGATCTTTAAGTTGAAGACTGTAAAGAGACAGGATTAACTGTAAGACATAAAGGTGGCCGACTGTTGTCTTGCTCGAGGAGGACAAATATCACCATGATCTccataaacaagcaaaaaaaaaaaaatatatatatatacagtatgagaTGTAAGCCTAAAATAGTATTCATAAAATCGCATAAAACTGATAAACTGTTGGTACTTTCTATGATAGTTAAAGCTCTTATGCTATGCGTGTCGTTAGCTTTACTCCTGGCGCAAGCAAGTACCCAAAGCAAGCTACTGACAGAATTAGGAACCGTACCCATCGTTCCATTTATTTTCGAGAATGTTACACAGCATCGTCTGGGAGAAAATAACGAGGTTTGCGCACACATGGAAATGAGTGTTGCTAAGCTCTGTGTAGGACTGTTGAAAACAGGCCTTCACTTGGCTGTGTGAGGGGCCTGTTTGTGTCTGAACGCACGTGCCagtttcatatttacatttaaagttCTCCAGAAACCAGCTTCCGACATCGGTTTGGCGTCGCTCCTGACGGATCCAACATGACCGGCCAGAGTTTGAGCAGCACATGggcgatttttttttcttccattcgGAACATACCATTTCGAAATGATCGAGTTACgttgaaaaggaaataaagatACGGTGCAGATACATTTTGTCTACTCTTCCCcgctttataataaatatattttacatacatatacgtTTCGTTCCTTGCGCTGTATTTCCTTGATAACTTAAAGTACCTCCCCTTTTCTATGAGAATAATGGAACGCTCCAAGGAGTTCTTGTACACATACACTTCGGAGCGGAGGAGCAGTGAGAGTTACAGTGCGAGGTTGTAAGGAAAACCTTATTGTCCATTCGACTGCATCGTTGCAAATGGTAGCGAATCCCGCAAACGCAGCTGAACACTTAGTTGCTATGACCGGACCCAGTGCTCTGAAAATGGAAGCGAACATTGTGATGCTGGGCACAGATAGCGTTGGCAAATCTGgtaagattattattattattattattattattgttgttgttgttgttattattataacgAAAACCACGTGCTTTGTTTTGAAGAATTCAAGTTAAGAGTGTTATTAGATTACTTAATGAGTTTACTTATTTTTAAGGGTGTTTTTGTTAGAACCTGTTGAGACGTTGTGGGtctcagaacacacagaaattaTTTATGAAGCACACTAGCACAGTCAATACTAACAggagtgatgatgatgatgatgatgatgatgatgatgatgattatgttGAATGATATTTCCAGCGCTCACTGTCCGTTTCCTGACCAGAAGATTCATTGGGGAATATGGAGATATCGGTGAGTGCCTCCgctatttttgtcattttcaatagtgtacagtatgtagtaAATAAAATGCCAGCACATTACTATGCTTGTATGAACTGAGCTGGCACGACAGTTTATGAAAGAATAATGGAAATGACGCTTTTTCACAACTTGCTGATCTTTTTTCCCTAATCAGAATCGATCTACACTCACAATGTTTTGGTGGACGGAAGAGAGATAACCTTAAGCATCTGGGACTCCTCCCATTCAGAGGTAAAGAGAATCTtcacaaatgacattttgaatttaaCTGTAGACATTAACATTGACAAAATggatttatttcaaatttatttgacCTAATGAGTATGTAACTCCAGAACAGAAAGCTTGCCGAGTTTACTATGTGTTTATTAcgattttatgtgttttatgaggacagtgtagcatagtggttaaggagcaggactcgtaaccgaaaggttgccgggtcgatccccgctgggacactgctgctgtacccttgggcaaggtacttaacccgtacttgcctcagtaaaatatccagctgtataaatggataacattgtaaagaactgtaacctatgtaagtcactttggataaaagtgtctgctaaatgaataaatgtaaatgttatgtatCACTGTAACACAACACTTTCCCCATCTCCTCTACAGTATGCACAGtcactgaaagagaaaaattaaCAGTAATGACATTGCATTCCCTCAGTAATGATTTTATTACCTTGTCTTAATTAGCATAAAAAGGTTACGCTCAGTATAATTTTCTACCACTGAAGCTATTTCTCAGTTTTACCTAGAGGCAATTACTGTGCACCGGGTGGCAGAGAGAAGATTTGGCATTTCACCCAGAGAGCGCTTTGGTTAATGATACTTGCTGTAGAACTGTTGAGTGCAGAAATAAAAGTCATTATTGTGCTGGCATTGTTTCTATTGCAGTTAAAAGTTACTGCTGAACAGTCCCCGCTTGTCTTGCGTCTGTCTAATGACACTGCTGACCATAGAGTTTTTGGGCCTCGGCAATGATTTTGTTGCTATACATCATTACTTTACCGATGTTTGACCAGAATCCATTACACGAATGACAAAATTCTGCTTATCCCCCACCTTGAAAAGTAGTAAAAGAATTAAGGGAATAACCAgggaaaattgtattttatacaCCCAACCTTGCAAGCCTCaaattgttttggtttgttagtcaaatatattttctgcaGCTTTTTAGTTAAGTCAGAATTCTGCTCCAGATATTGCAATCTGatgttatttgaaaatatatttttggatgATATTTTTCCTTAAATCAAGTTCTCCTTTGAGGATAAtatccattttcaaaaaaatccatCTTCTAATAATGTGCATGAGTCTACGTTAAAGTGTGCTGCTCATAATTCTAGGGAAATAAAGAAGGGTTCCTTTTCAAAGTACAGACGCAATTAAACTAAAAGAGACAcgtttaaaaaatgcactgatttTAAACAGCTTGCGGTTAAGGAGAGGACTTTCATCTGGGTCCAACATGTTTCTGTAGATGAGTCTCCCAGAGGAGTGCTTTGAGTAGTTGTGGGTGACCGCGTGAGTAACTTTACCCTCCGTCTTCCTCACATCAAAGGAGCAGTGCTGCGAGACCTCTCTGCAGGAGCGGCGGCTTCAGTGGGCTGACGGGTTCGTCCTGGTCTACAGCATCTGCGACCGGTCCAGCTTCAACACCGTGGCCAAGATGGTGCAGCACATCAAGGCCGCCAAGGGCCTTCAGGGAGCGGAGAAGGTGCCCATCGTCATCGTGGGAAACAAGCGGGACCTGCAGCACCGCAGGACGGTGACGAGCGAGGAGGGCCGGCTACTGGCCCTCACCACGGACTGCCAGTTCTACGAGGTGTCGGCGGCGGAGAACTACCACGGCGTGCTGGTGGCGTTCCACGGCCTGGTGGGCCGCATCCGGGAGTCCCGGCTGGCCGTCAGGAAGCCGGCGGGGATCAAGGGCATCGTCAAAAGCATGTCCGCCGTGTTCGGCCGGAAACGGACCGACTCACTGTGAGATGGGGGCGGAGCGTGGGAGCACGCATACcgtgcacatgtacacagaggggaggggggggggctggcgtGGCCCATTTCAAGCACCCATTAGTCAGACAGACTGTCTGAGTAAAATGGCATTCCTGACACCCCTACTGGGTTTTATACCCGTGTAGGACACAGGAAAAAGGTGTGGGCATTCCGCCATCTGAGAGTAAGCCTGGAGGCGAAATCCAGTTTTTTTACTCGGTTCAGTTTCACAGTCATGGTGACTGTCAACTAACTGAGCTCACAGGATCAGAGGGGAATCTGAACTGtgctgaaaaagaaagatgcaGGAAAAGGACATGCCTTTTCAAGAGTTCATGCTGAACCAGTCAAAGAGTCTGGTTCAGTCTCTCAGTGACTTTCAAATCTACAGCATTTTAAGCGTGACTATACAGTAGTCATCCTTTGGCTCTGGTGGTATTTTATGAAAGGTGTTTGGTTCATGGTTGGAAACCAGCTGAAAGCAAATTAAAAGACAAAGCATCAACCTGACATGTTTTCTGGGGACGAATTGAGAGCTGCCATTTGAGTGTCAGTTCATTGTAAAGCATTGCATTCAACAGCCGCATTTGTATTGATGCACATCAGTTCCACTGTGGACCAAAGAAAATCCGACTGAACCCAAAGAATGTAACTGTGCAGGCTCTGCCTGACATGCCAAACTAAGCGAGGAGTTTAAACCGCACCACCCTAACGTGAGCACATCTGCTGCCCACGGCGATCCTTCTCATCTAAACCCGTTACCACCCACAGCCAATGCATCTATTCTTCGTGGAGCTTCGGCCAGATGTGTTTAGTCCTGTGTGAGCTGTCGGCAGAAGAACCGCACTCCTGACGGCGTTTGTCTCATCTGCGTAGGCAATGCCAAGGACCTGAGCGCAGACTGCAGTTTAGACACCCTGTCCCGCTTCCCTGCAACAAACGCAGATTGATTATCCCAGGGACTTTGCATCAAACTGTAATTATCTGTAAGAACGGCACAGCATGCCGTGTTGATGTACGTACCGGCTGTGTGACCGTTGCATAAATTCAAAGCACCGGTGCAGTGAGTCCCGAgacattgattgattgttttttttcaatgtatttattattttgtcactgCTACAGTAGACAataaatctaatgtaatgtgattataCTGCGCATAGCTTCAGTGACTTTTCATAGAACTGTATTAAATACTGTAAGacttgtgtatatgtatatactgtactggAAGTAAATTTCGTTATTGGTgatatttgatttgaaatgtcAACAGtgctgaataaaacaatatcaaccagtctgtgtgtttctgttttatcGGGAGTGGTCCTGTAACATTCTCTGACAGCAGCATACAGCAGGTTCCTAGGGGCTTCCTATTGCATGTGCCTGGCTGTACAAACAGAGGAAATGGCATGATAAAATTCTCCTCAGATCAtctgtggtgtctgtggagTTTCTTGGAGTTTCTCAAAATCTTTAGGATCTGTAAGTGCAAGACACTTTTGAAAGAAAACCATTCAAACCAGTGACCTGAAAAAGAGCACTGCAGAATGAACTAATTCCGGTAGATCCGATCCCAGCTCCAGCTGTCAGGACCCCTTAGCATGGAACACACTCTACGCGTTACTGGGAAAGTGATGTACTGTAGGGTGCTTGTTTCATGCTGCAGTTTGGGTTTCATCAGTGTCTGCTCTCTGAACGGGGTTTTTCCACTCGCAGAATCTCACTGTCCTTGCCCTGTGAAAAAGCACCAAGGCTGTTCAAAAACACGTGCAGAATTTTGGTGAAGGACCCAACTCTGTCGCCCAGGGAGACAGAACCAGGCAGAAGACTGAAGCTAGAGGAAATGGAGATCTGGTACACTAGTAGTCAAGGGGACTCATTCTGTACATTCACAAAAGATATATGGCTCATCTtaactttacattattggcattaagcAGACACTTTTCTCCAGATCGACttatacacattacattattttcattgtcatttagcacaggttacaattttcaggtgttatccatttatatagctagatatttactgaggcaattctgggttaagtaccttacacAAGAGTAAAAGAGCAATTCCCGAGCATGGGACTCAAACCAGTacccttttggttatgagccctacttTGCTACACCTCCACCTGTGTGGTTTGCGTCACTcagttttcttgtgttttcatcCATGCAggacttttacattacattacattacattacttcatttagcagacactcttacccagagcgacttccaaaaAACTGCATCACTATGCACTTATTATAGTTATtgcaaagtattacaagaggtcagtaagatacaaagttaagtgctaagctagtgtagagtgccttttttaatgaaaacagcaatcaataggatagatagacataGATGGGGAGGAAGGTATGCTAGAGATACAgattgaaaagatgagttttcagctttctcttgaaaccactcagggagtctgttgtacaaatctcagcaggaagctgaTTCCACCAGTGTGGtgccagtactgagaagaggtgggtctgacagatgctgcccttgtatgtcaggacacagagacactttTCTTCAGAAACAGCGTAGCCTGACTGTATAAAGACAAAATTCCCTATTGGAGGTAAGTGGTTGGACCTTACCTGGAGGgataaacatattttctgtttacacACCTTTAGATTTATTGTCCCTGTGCTGCCTAATTACATTAGGTGGTGAGGTGCAAAGAACATATTCTTCTCCCTGTTGCAGAAGCATATTGACTTGGATGGGAGTTATTAATGAGATTTTATTCATCGCCCAGCTCAGGATAATGCATCACGCTTGAACGACAGTGGGAGCAGGAACGTGCCGTGTTCCATGCAAAGAAAATACCAACAGACTGAATCCGCACGTCCAGCATGGCTTCAGGCGTCCCACACACGTAAGGCTGTCGTCCGCTAATGCCTTCCTCAATCAGACATTTATTATTTCTAGTGCAGGGCGGGAGGCAGTCAGGCCTTCAGATGAAATGTTAACagttacagaaagaaaaaaaaagcccactgGCTCccataataaaatgttttacagctGAGATTTATGATGGAACAGTTTCTTTGGCAAGACatgaagaaatgttttgttattatcTAAAAAAAGCATAAGAGAAAATAAGCCATTTGATGATGAAAGAGGGACCGTGCAGGGCTAGCAATTAACCTGTAGATGAAAGAACGGAGTCATATTTAAACCTAATGTCCCTTTCACTCTGATCTGTGACTACGAGGCAGCGAGGTATGCTTACACTGAAGAAGTGACTGAGGACAGTTATATGTTTTGCATCACTCGAGCGCGTGCTACACATCGGCAGCAGTTGAGATGAGTCATTCTCCTTTTAATATAAATGGCCTTTGTGGTCCTTGAAAGAAGTGAAAGGGTCTATAACAAAGCATAACAAAGCAACTCATGCGTGCAGTTCATGAATTTTATTCAAGCGTATGCTATCATGTGGAGGCTGGAATATGccaatacaacacaaaaaatttaataactgcaaatgacaaaattcaatgtgtacagaaaatatgcaatctagtaatataaaaatgatcatttaattaTTTCCCACCCTATTAATGAATTCAGCATGCAATTCTATTTTATACTTCTAGGCTGATCAGCCTGCTGTTTAATTCTGTTCCACTAATACAATATCAATAAACCTTAAA encodes the following:
- the LOC118782416 gene encoding ras-related and estrogen-regulated growth inhibitor-like protein, whose translation is MTGPSALKMEANIVMLGTDSVGKSALTVRFLTRRFIGEYGDIESIYTHNVLVDGREITLSIWDSSHSECCETSLQERRLQWADGFVLVYSICDRSSFNTVAKMVQHIKAAKGLQGAEKVPIVIVGNKRDLQHRRTVTSEEGRLLALTTDCQFYEVSAAENYHGVLVAFHGLVGRIRESRLAVRKPAGIKGIVKSMSAVFGRKRTDSL